The Lycium barbarum isolate Lr01 chromosome 9, ASM1917538v2, whole genome shotgun sequence genome has a segment encoding these proteins:
- the LOC132611579 gene encoding uncharacterized mitochondrial protein AtMg00810-like, translated as MSHCSPSPTPVDTKPKLSAANDAPFDDLTKYRQLAGALQYLTFTRPDISYAVQQVCLHMHDPCNEHMAALKRILRYFQGSIDFGLHLYKSTVNNLVSYTDVD; from the coding sequence ATGTCACACTGTAGCCCGTCTCCTACACCTGTTGACACGAAGCCGAAGCTAAGTGCCGCCAACGATGCACCATTTGATGATCTGACTAAGTATCGTCAGCTTGCTGGGGCTttgcagtaccttacattcacTAGACCAGATATCTCCTATGCCGTCCAACAGGTGTGTCTCCACATGCATGACCCTTGTAATGAACACATGGCTGCTCTTAAGCGTATTCTGCGCTACTTTCAGGGGTCTATCGATTTTGGTTTGCATCTCTACAAGTCTACTGTCAACAACTTAGTCTCCTATACAGATGTAGATTAG
- the LOC132611578 gene encoding uncharacterized protein LOC132611578 gives MAKRFESFNTGMGLVQEQNDSKGKVVRKNIVANLGNTLSLLPNTTSTSSNVSLAISPHLDPTYTIPQMPSTYTPDQVVIIPNPQFSTTTTQFEKSKKNELAISPYRRPGKEIKSLCHEDLGKELHDLRKVINEELCSRNFQILKYEDLCVHPNVELPSGYKIPKFNTFNGKGDPVAHLKDYCSRLIGIGHIEAVRMRLFIQSLSGSALYWYTKQDFSKWLTWEDMARGFIKQFEFNNGVDPHIADLLRIKKIPHESFQEYAIRWRIGRELENAIQEGRITDSSATQAVHQTFQAEILGNLQSEMKQNQFASTIMHQAQCHKSHQIFQSYATMQCPRQQNSQQGYQRQVHQAQSSSQHKMKRKSFCFTTLNEPLANIFKRLSAKGILQPKKGFIPKHPPPNIDLSKSCAYHSNIQGHDIEECPALRFKIQSMIESDKIKLQLEPSTGNIANTKTTVFKGDSSKLAPRHLKRKRATSQAD, from the exons atggcaaaaagatttgaatcaTTCAACACCGGTATGGGTTTGGTACAAGAACAAAACGATAGCAAGGGAAAGGTGGTTCGAAAAAATATTGTAGCCAATCTGGGAAATACCttaagccttcttcctaacacaacctCAACTTCCAGCAACGTTTCCTTAGCCATTTCGCCTCACTTAGATCCTACCTATACCATTCCACAAATGCCTTCAACCTACACTCCCGATCAagtagtgataattcctaatcctcAATTTTCCACAACCACCACTCAATTCGAGAAAAGTAAGAAAAATGAACTGGCAATATCCCCATATAGGAGGCCTGGAAAGGAAATCAAGTCGCTTTGCCATGAAGATTTGGGAAAAGAACTCCACGATTTGAGGAAAGTCATTAATGAAGAGTTATGTTCGagaaatttccagattttgaagTATGAAGATTTATGTGTGCATCCAAACGTTGAGCTTCCGTCAGGGTACAAAATACCTAAGTTTAACACTTTCAATGGGAAGGGAGATCCCGTCGCTCATTTAAAGGACTATTGCAGTAGATTAATTGGTATTGGACATATTGAAGCAGTACGAATGAGATTGTTCATTCAAAGTTTATCAGGATCAGCACTCTATTGGTACACTAAACAAGATTTTAGCAAATGGCTTACGTGGGAAGATATGGCCCGCGGATTTATAAAGCAATTCGAGTTTAACAATGGAGTCGATCCGCACATAGCCGATTTGCTTAGAATAAAGAAAATTCCACATGAGTCTTTCCAAGAATATGCCATACGATGGAG GATTGGTAGGGAACTAGAAAATGCCATTCAAGAAGGGAGAATTACAGATAGCTCAGCAACACAAGCCGTTCACCAAACCTTCCAAGCGGAGATACTAGGAAATCTGCAAAGTGAAATGAAACAAAACCAATTTGCTTCCACGATTATGCATCAAGCGCAATGCCATAAAAGTCACCAAATTTTTCAATCTTATGCCACTATGCAATGTCCTCGTCAGCAAAACTCCCAGCAAGGCTACCAACGACAGGTTCACCAAGCACAATCAAGCTCTCAACATAAAATGAAGAGGAAATCGTTTTGCTTCACTACTCTAAATGAACCATTGGCAAATATATTTAAAAGGTTGAGTGCTAAGGGTATTCTACAACCAAAGAAGGGATTTATACCTAAGCATCCACCGCCAAACATTGATTTATCTAAGAGTTGTGCTTATCACTCAAACATTCAAGgacatgacattgaagaatgtccaGCACTAAGATTTAAGATTCAAAGCATGATTGAAAGTGACAAGATAAAGCTACAGCTAGAGCCTTCAACCGGTAATATTGCAAACACAAAGACAACTGTTTTTAAGGGCGATTCATCGAAACTGGCACCAAGGCATTTGAAAAGAAAGCGTGCAACAAGTCAAGCAGACTGA